In Desulfurobacterium indicum, one genomic interval encodes:
- a CDS encoding TatD family hydrolase, with translation MIDTHAHLHFPQFDKDREEVIKECEQKLAAVVTVGCNIDDSINAVNLARKHHFIYASAGIHPHDASNYSLDIKDKLREILSDDKVVAVGEAGLDFYRNLSPKEKQEEIFRLQIELSREIGKPIIIHTREASHEMSEFIKKEMEGVKGIIHCFNGDTELLETALKNGFFISYAGPVTYPKNEALRETLKKVPSSRLLVETDSPYLSPQKKRGKRNQPTYVAYTVKTIADYLDLNFTDVDRITTVNAKRIFGLPMTKEESEPKLVYKVRNNLYINLTTKCPCNCVFCFRGKENYVLGYNLKLDREPIAEEYMYRIKNPGIYDEIVFCGYGEPFERFDTLIKVAKWAKKMGAKKIRVNTNGLVYLITGRENVLDEFKAVVDTFNVSLNASNPEEYYKVVRPSFGNGSFESVIKFIIDAKEKGFNVIISAVNIEGFNKEAFKSLARKLDVDYRIREQKIV, from the coding sequence TTGATCGATACTCATGCACATCTGCATTTCCCCCAATTTGACAAAGATAGAGAAGAAGTTATAAAAGAGTGTGAACAGAAGCTTGCTGCGGTAGTTACCGTAGGTTGCAACATCGATGACAGCATCAATGCTGTTAATCTTGCCCGCAAACATCATTTTATCTATGCTTCAGCAGGCATTCATCCCCATGATGCGTCTAACTATTCTTTGGATATTAAAGATAAACTCAGAGAAATTCTCTCCGATGATAAAGTAGTGGCTGTTGGTGAAGCTGGACTTGATTTTTACAGGAATCTTTCGCCTAAAGAAAAACAAGAAGAGATATTCAGATTACAGATAGAGCTTTCAAGAGAAATCGGAAAACCCATCATTATCCATACAAGAGAAGCTTCCCATGAAATGTCAGAATTTATCAAGAAAGAGATGGAAGGCGTTAAGGGAATAATTCACTGCTTTAACGGAGACACTGAGCTTTTAGAAACCGCTTTGAAAAACGGTTTTTTCATCTCTTATGCAGGCCCTGTAACCTATCCTAAAAACGAAGCTTTAAGAGAAACATTGAAAAAAGTTCCGTCTTCCCGGTTGCTTGTGGAAACGGATTCTCCTTATCTATCTCCTCAAAAGAAAAGAGGGAAAAGAAATCAACCGACATATGTAGCTTATACTGTAAAGACAATTGCCGATTATTTAGACTTGAATTTTACCGATGTTGACAGGATAACAACGGTAAATGCCAAGAGAATTTTCGGCCTTCCGATGACAAAAGAAGAATCTGAGCCAAAGCTGGTTTATAAAGTAAGAAATAACCTCTACATTAACCTGACAACTAAATGTCCGTGTAATTGCGTTTTCTGCTTTAGAGGAAAGGAAAATTACGTTCTTGGTTACAATCTGAAACTTGATAGAGAGCCAATTGCAGAAGAATACATGTATCGTATTAAGAATCCCGGTATATATGATGAGATTGTTTTCTGCGGTTACGGTGAACCGTTTGAAAGGTTTGATACCCTTATTAAAGTTGCGAAATGGGCTAAAAAGATGGGAGCTAAAAAAATAAGAGTGAACACTAACGGTCTTGTCTATCTGATAACTGGCAGGGAAAACGTTTTAGACGAGTTTAAAGCTGTTGTTGATACTTTTAACGTCAGTTTAAACGCCTCCAATCCTGAAGAATATTACAAGGTTGTTCGTCCTTCTTTTGGAAATGGAAGCTTTGAAAGTGTGATAAAATTTATTATTGATGCAAAAGAAAAAGGTTTTAATGTTATTATATCCGCAGTAAACATTGAAGGCTTCAACAAAGAGGCTTTCAAATCATTGGCCAGAAAACTTGACGTAGATTACAGAATAAGAGAGCAAAAGATAGTGTAG
- the nikR gene encoding nickel-responsive transcriptional regulator NikR: MAAIVRFGISIDGKLLEKFDEYIEKKGYVSRSEAVRDLIRNALIEESVGEDKEVFGTITIVFDHHQKELEDKLTDIEHKHLENIISSLHVHIDHHHCMETIVVKGKASEIRELADRIISQKGVKHGKLVVTGIEP, encoded by the coding sequence ATGGCAGCAATTGTGAGATTTGGTATTTCGATTGATGGTAAGCTTCTCGAAAAATTTGATGAGTATATAGAAAAAAAAGGATATGTCAGTCGTTCGGAAGCTGTTAGAGACCTTATCAGGAATGCTCTTATTGAAGAATCAGTCGGAGAAGATAAAGAGGTATTTGGCACGATTACAATAGTTTTCGATCATCATCAGAAGGAGCTGGAAGATAAACTTACAGATATTGAACATAAACATTTAGAAAACATTATCTCCTCTCTCCATGTTCATATTGATCATCACCACTGCATGGAAACGATTGTTGTAAAAGGAAAGGCAAGTGAAATAAGAGAACTTGCAGATAGAATTATAAGTCAAAAAGGTGTTAAACATGGCAAA